A stretch of Rhinopithecus roxellana isolate Shanxi Qingling chromosome 12, ASM756505v1, whole genome shotgun sequence DNA encodes these proteins:
- the LOC104676091 gene encoding cytochrome P450 2S1, which produces MEANGTWALLLALALLLLLTLALSGTRARGQLPPGPTPLPLLGNLLQLRPGALYSGLMRLSKKYGPVFTIYLGPWRPVVVLVGQEAVREALGGQAEEFSGRGTIAMLERTFDGHGVFFSNGERWRQLRKFTMLALRDLGMGKREGEELIQAEARCLVEAFQGTEGRPFDPSLLLAQATSNVVCSLLFGLRFSYEDKEFQAMVRAAGGTLLGVSSQGGQTYEMCSWFLWPLPGPHKQLLHHVSTLAAFTVRQVQQHQGNLDASGPARDLVDAFLLKMAQEEQNPDTEFTNKNMLMTVIYLLFAGTMTVSATVGYTLLLLMKYPHVQKRVREELTQELGSGQAPSLGDRTCLPYTDAVLHEAQRLLALVPMGIPRTLMRTTRFRGYTLPQGTEVFPLLGSILHDPSIFKHPEEFNPDRFLDADGRFRKHEAFLPFSLGKRVCLGEGLAKAELFLFFTTILQAFSLESPCPLDSLSLKPTISGLFNIPPAFQLQVRPTDLHSTTQTR; this is translated from the exons ATGGAGGCGAACGGCACCTGGGCGCTGCTGCTGGCGCTGGCGCTGCTCCTGCTGCTGACGCTGGCGCTGTCTGGGACCCGGGCCCGAGGCCAGCTGCCCCCCGGGCCCACGCCACTGCCACTGCTGGGAAACCTTCTGCAGCTACGGCCTGGGGCGCTGTACTCGGGGCTCATGCGG CTGAGTAAGAAGTACGGACCGGTGTTCACCATCTACCTGGGACCCTGGCGGCCCGTGGTGGTCCTGGTTGGGCAGGAGGCTGTGCGAGAGGCCCTGGGAGGTCAGGCTGAAGAGTTCAGTGGCCGGGGAACCATAGCGATGCTGGAACGGACTTTTGATGGCCATG GGGTTTTCTTCTCCAACGGGGAGCGGTGGAGGCAGCTGAGGAAGTTTACCATGCTTGCTCTGCGGGACCTGGGCATGGGGAAGCGAGAAGGCGAGGAGCTGATCCAGGCGGAGGCCCGGTGTTTGGTGGAGGCATTCCAGGGGACAGAAG GACGCCCATTCGATCCCTCCCTGCTGCTGGCCCAGGCCACCTCCAACGTAGTCTGCTCCCTCCTCTTTGGCCTCCGCTTCTCCTATGAGGATAAAGAGTTCCAGGCCATGGTCCGGGCAGCTGGTGGTACCCTGCTGGGAGTCAGCTCCCAGGGGGGTCAG ACCTATGAGATGTGTTCCTGGTTCCTGTGGCCCCTGCCAGGCCCCCACAAGCAGCTCCTCCACCACGTCAGCACCCTAGCTGCCTTCACAGTCCGGCAGGTGCAGCAGCACCAGGGGAACTTGGATGCTTCGGGTCCCGCACGTGACCTTGTGGATGCCTTCCTGTTGAAGATGGCACAG GAGGAACAAAACCCAGACACAGAATTCACCAACAAGAACATGCTGATGACAGTCATTTATTTGCTGTTCGCTGGGACAATGACGGTCAGCGCCACGGTTGGCTATACCCTCCTGCTCCTGATGAAATACCCTCATGTCCAAA AGCGGGTACGTGAGGAGCTGACCCAGGAGCTGGGGTCTGGCCAGGCACCAAGCCTAGGGGACCGTACCTGCCTCCCTTACACCGACGCGGTTCTGCATGAAGCGCAGCGGCTGCTGGCGCTGGTGCCCATGGGAATCCCCCGCACCCTCATGCGGACCACCCGCTTCCGCGGGTACACCCTGCCCCAG GGCACGGAGGTCTTCCCCCTTCTTGGCTCCATCCTGCATGACCCCAGCATCTTCAAGCACCCAGAAGAGTTCAACCCAGACCGTTTCCTGGATGCAGATGGACGGTTCAGGAAGCATGAGGCGTTCCTGCCCTTCTCCTTAG GGAAGCGTGTCTGCCTTGGAGAGGGCCTGGCAAAAGCAGagctcttcctcttcttcaccACCATCCTGCAAGCCTTCTCCCTGGAGAGCCCGTGCCCACTGGACTCCTTGAGCCTCAAGCCCACCATCAGTGGCCTTTTCAACATCCCCCCAGCCTTCCAACTGCAAGTCCGTCCCACTGACCTTCATTCCACCACGCAGACCAGATGA